Proteins encoded by one window of Bradyrhizobium sp. B097:
- the ilvD gene encoding dihydroxy-acid dehydratase, whose protein sequence is MDAKTNIKGRLPSRHVTEGPQRAPHRSYLYAMGLTTTQIHQPFVGVASCWNEAAPCNISLMRQAQAVKKGVASAGGTPREFCTITVTDGIAMGHDGMRSSLPSRECIADSVELTVRGHSYDALVGLAGCDKSLPGMMMAMVRLNVPSIFIYGGSILPGNFRGQPVTVQDMFEAVGKHSVGAMSDEDLDEIERVACPSAGACGAQFTANTMATVSEAIGLALPYSAGAPAPYEIRDAFCAAAGEKVMELIEKNIRPRDIVTREALENAAAVVAASGGSTNAALHLPAIAHECGIKFNLFDVAEIFKKTPYVADLKPGGRYVAKDMFEVGGIPLLMKTLLDNGHLHGNCLTVTGRTIAENLKSVKWNPHQDVVRPADNPITVTGGVVGLKGNLAPEGAIVKVAGMSNLKFTGPARCFDREEDAFEAVQKRTYKEGEVIVIRYEGPKGGPGMREMLATTAALTGQGMGGKIALITDGRFSGATRGFCIGHIGPEAAVGGPIGLLQDGDIIEIDAVAGTLNVKLSDAELANRKTKWAPRATNHTSGALWKYAEQVGPAVDGAVTHPGGAYEKQCYADV, encoded by the coding sequence ATGGACGCCAAGACGAACATCAAGGGCAGGCTGCCGAGCCGTCACGTGACGGAAGGGCCCCAGCGCGCACCGCATCGGTCCTATCTCTATGCGATGGGGCTGACGACAACCCAGATTCATCAACCGTTTGTCGGCGTTGCTTCATGTTGGAATGAAGCTGCCCCCTGCAACATCTCGCTGATGCGCCAGGCGCAGGCGGTGAAGAAGGGCGTGGCTTCGGCTGGCGGCACGCCGCGCGAGTTCTGCACGATCACCGTCACCGACGGCATCGCGATGGGCCATGACGGCATGCGCTCGTCGCTGCCGTCGCGCGAATGCATCGCCGATTCGGTCGAGCTCACCGTCCGCGGTCACTCCTATGATGCGCTGGTCGGGCTCGCCGGCTGCGACAAGTCGCTGCCGGGCATGATGATGGCGATGGTCCGTCTCAACGTGCCGTCGATCTTCATCTATGGCGGCTCGATTTTGCCCGGCAACTTCCGCGGGCAGCCGGTGACCGTGCAGGACATGTTCGAGGCGGTCGGCAAGCACTCGGTCGGCGCCATGTCGGACGAGGACCTCGACGAAATCGAGCGGGTGGCGTGCCCGTCGGCCGGTGCCTGCGGCGCCCAGTTCACCGCCAACACCATGGCGACCGTCTCCGAGGCGATCGGCCTCGCACTCCCGTATTCGGCCGGGGCTCCGGCGCCTTACGAGATCCGTGACGCCTTCTGCGCTGCCGCCGGCGAGAAGGTGATGGAGCTGATCGAGAAAAACATCCGGCCGCGCGACATCGTCACCCGGGAAGCCCTTGAAAATGCTGCGGCCGTGGTTGCAGCCTCAGGTGGTTCGACCAATGCTGCGCTGCACCTGCCGGCGATCGCCCATGAGTGCGGTATTAAATTCAATTTGTTCGACGTTGCCGAAATCTTCAAAAAGACTCCTTACGTCGCGGATTTGAAGCCGGGCGGCCGTTATGTTGCCAAAGACATGTTTGAAGTTGGCGGCATTCCGCTGCTGATGAAAACGCTGCTCGACAATGGCCACCTGCACGGGAATTGCCTGACCGTCACTGGCCGAACGATCGCCGAAAACCTCAAAAGCGTGAAATGGAATCCGCACCAGGACGTGGTGCGGCCCGCCGACAATCCGATCACCGTGACAGGTGGCGTTGTCGGACTGAAGGGTAATCTCGCTCCGGAGGGTGCGATCGTGAAGGTCGCGGGAATGTCCAACCTGAAGTTTACCGGTCCGGCCCGGTGCTTCGACCGCGAGGAAGACGCCTTCGAGGCGGTGCAGAAGCGCACCTACAAGGAAGGCGAAGTGATTGTGATCCGCTACGAGGGACCGAAGGGCGGTCCCGGGATGCGGGAGATGCTGGCGACCACGGCGGCGCTGACCGGGCAGGGGATGGGCGGCAAGATTGCCCTGATCACCGATGGCCGGTTCTCCGGCGCCACCCGTGGCTTCTGCATTGGACATATTGGACCTGAAGCGGCCGTCGGCGGGCCGATCGGGTTGTTGCAAGACGGCGACATCATCGAGATCGATGCGGTCGCCGGCACCCTTAACGTAAAATTGAGCGACGCCGAACTCGCAAATCGTAAGACCAAATGGGCCCCTCGCGCGACGAACCATACATCTGGTGCGCTGTGGAAGTACGCCGAGCAAGTGGGGCCGGCGGTGGATGGCGCAGTCACCCATCCGGGTGGCGCGTACGAGAAACAGTGTTATGCGGACGTTTAA
- a CDS encoding diguanylate cyclase translates to MELESVVGIPDQVQLLIVGTNQVRPCKRLWQSDRQLGLVFEAQQAAPAPVAAVPAAPAPSAIPERRSGEILRGHMLALRSALDQIPVGILLLGAELKALFINRAFRNMWQLPDAVADRNPTFTDLMLHGCKTMAYELPAEQLQAYVAERVRLVSAGDANPIDLRRSNGDVVRCQCTPLPDGGRMVSYTPVTDIVRASDKLKVLTGALENVEDGVVLLDCDLNVIFLNRRMREFWEVSEEEVARHPAYVTLLTRGRRAVPTGSTPEQIKAFPAKRIAEIKAGDHKRDVQTPDGRNIRIHCSTMANGGRMLTFVDVTDLVGNARQLEVLATTDPLTGLFNRRQFLTTLDAEWSRFQRYYRSVSVLMVDIDYFKSINDRLGHAAGDEAIKAVAGICIRGKRKSDVVGRVGGEEFAVLLPETTLSRARTVAERIRKRAEGLALAADGRPVRLTVSVGVAEALTSMPGIDALMKAADAALYQAKEHGRNRVECWAPPAPPKLAAE, encoded by the coding sequence GTGGAACTCGAAAGTGTGGTTGGCATTCCCGACCAGGTCCAGCTGTTGATTGTCGGCACCAATCAGGTGAGGCCATGCAAACGGCTGTGGCAATCGGACCGCCAGCTCGGCCTGGTGTTTGAGGCGCAGCAGGCGGCTCCCGCGCCTGTTGCTGCCGTGCCTGCCGCCCCTGCGCCATCAGCCATTCCGGAGCGGCGCAGCGGCGAAATTCTGCGCGGGCACATGCTGGCGCTGCGCTCAGCGCTCGATCAGATCCCGGTTGGCATCCTGCTCCTGGGCGCGGAGCTGAAAGCCTTGTTCATCAACCGCGCGTTCCGGAACATGTGGCAGCTTCCGGACGCGGTGGCCGACCGCAATCCCACTTTCACCGATCTGATGCTTCACGGCTGCAAGACCATGGCCTATGAGCTGCCGGCTGAGCAGCTTCAAGCCTATGTTGCCGAACGGGTGCGCCTCGTGAGCGCGGGGGATGCAAATCCGATCGATCTCAGGCGCAGCAATGGCGATGTGGTTCGCTGTCAGTGCACGCCGCTGCCCGACGGCGGCCGGATGGTGAGCTACACGCCCGTGACCGACATCGTGCGCGCATCGGACAAGTTGAAGGTGCTGACCGGCGCTCTCGAGAACGTGGAGGACGGCGTCGTCCTGCTTGATTGCGATCTCAATGTGATTTTCCTCAACCGGAGAATGCGGGAATTCTGGGAGGTGAGCGAGGAGGAGGTGGCGCGGCATCCGGCATACGTCACGCTTCTCACGCGCGGCCGCCGGGCAGTCCCGACCGGCTCGACCCCGGAGCAAATCAAAGCCTTTCCGGCGAAGCGGATCGCCGAGATCAAGGCGGGCGATCACAAGCGCGACGTCCAGACGCCCGACGGCCGCAACATCAGGATCCATTGCTCGACGATGGCAAACGGCGGCCGGATGCTGACCTTTGTCGACGTGACCGATCTTGTCGGTAATGCGCGACAGCTCGAGGTGCTCGCGACCACCGATCCGCTCACCGGACTGTTCAACCGCAGGCAGTTCCTGACGACGTTGGACGCGGAGTGGAGCCGGTTCCAGCGCTACTATCGCTCCGTCTCCGTGCTGATGGTCGATATCGACTACTTCAAGAGCATCAATGACCGGCTCGGTCATGCGGCCGGTGACGAGGCCATCAAGGCCGTTGCCGGGATCTGCATTCGCGGCAAGCGCAAGTCCGACGTCGTTGGACGTGTCGGAGGCGAGGAGTTCGCGGTTCTGCTGCCGGAAACGACATTGTCGCGCGCTCGGACCGTCGCCGAGCGCATTCGCAAGAGGGCGGAAGGGTTGGCATTGGCGGCGGATGGTCGTCCCGTGCGACTGACTGTGAGCGTCGGCGTTGCCGAGGCTCTCACCAGCATGCCGGGGATCGACGCGCTGATGAAGGCCGCCGATGCCGCGCTCTACCAGGCCAAGGAGCACGGCCGGAATCGTGTCGAGTGCTGGGCGCCTCCGGCGCCACCGAAGCTTGCGGCCGAGTAG
- a CDS encoding hydroxymethylglutaryl-CoA lyase: MSDQIHIVEMGPRDGLQNEKTPVSVEARIAFVEALVAAGLNTVEVGAFVSPKAIPQMASSDQVLRGVSHIKDAEFHVLVPNEKGYDAARAAGAQVVSVFAAASEGFSRANINCSIAESIERFRPVLARAKADGVKVRGYISCVLGCPFDGEIKPKAVADLAVTLWDLGCYEISLGDTIGVGTPLKAKQMLRAVGAELPVANLAMHFHDTYGQALANLYAGMEEGVRVIDAAAGGLGGCPYAPGATGNVATEDVVYMLEGMGVKTGVDMEKLLAATNEVAGLLGRPPVSRVASALNAKRKRLSGS; the protein is encoded by the coding sequence ATGAGCGATCAGATCCACATCGTCGAGATGGGGCCGCGCGACGGCCTGCAGAACGAGAAGACGCCGGTCAGCGTCGAGGCGCGCATCGCCTTCGTCGAGGCACTGGTGGCGGCGGGGCTTAACACCGTCGAGGTCGGCGCCTTCGTGTCGCCGAAGGCGATCCCGCAGATGGCAAGCTCCGACCAGGTGCTGCGCGGCGTCAGCCACATCAAGGACGCCGAATTCCACGTGCTGGTGCCGAACGAGAAGGGCTATGATGCCGCGCGCGCGGCCGGTGCCCAGGTCGTCTCGGTGTTCGCGGCGGCCTCCGAAGGCTTCTCGCGCGCCAACATCAATTGCTCGATCGCGGAATCGATCGAGCGCTTCAGGCCGGTGCTGGCGCGCGCCAAGGCCGATGGCGTCAAGGTGCGCGGCTATATCTCCTGCGTTCTCGGCTGCCCGTTCGACGGCGAGATCAAGCCGAAGGCGGTCGCCGACCTCGCCGTGACCTTGTGGGATCTCGGCTGCTACGAGATCTCGCTCGGCGACACCATCGGCGTCGGCACGCCGCTCAAGGCCAAACAGATGCTGCGCGCGGTCGGCGCCGAGCTTCCGGTCGCCAACCTCGCGATGCACTTCCATGACACCTACGGCCAGGCGCTGGCCAATCTCTATGCCGGCATGGAGGAGGGCGTGCGCGTCATCGATGCCGCCGCCGGCGGCCTTGGCGGCTGTCCCTATGCGCCCGGCGCCACCGGCAACGTCGCGACCGAGGACGTCGTCTACATGCTCGAGGGCATGGGCGTGAAAACCGGTGTCGACATGGAGAAGCTGCTGGCTGCGACCAACGAGGTCGCCGGTTTGCTCGGCCGTCCGCCGGTCAGCCGCGTCGCCTCCGCGCTGAACGCGAAACGGAAGCGGCTGAGCGGATCGTAG
- a CDS encoding acetyl/propionyl/methylcrotonyl-CoA carboxylase subunit alpha — MDRSKLYRRFRTLLIANRGEIACRVIRSARAMGLRTVAVYSEADRDAMHVALADEAVLLGPARARDSYLNIEHVIAAARAIGAEAVHPGYGFLSENAEFAQACLDAGLVFVGPTAGMMTAMGSKSGSKALMEKAGVPLVPGYHGEAQDEAILAEAANRIGFPVLVKASAGGGGRGMRVVNSAGELSAAITSAKREAKAAFGDDRMLIEKYVQNPRHIEVQIIGDSHGNLLSLWERECTLQRRHQKVIEEAPSPTLNAAQRDAVCEAARKAAGAVNYVGAGTIEFVSDGRDVFFIEMNTRLQVEHPVTELITGVDLVEWQLRVAFGEALPLKQDEIRLNGHAIEARVYAENPQKNFMPSVGRIMTWRTPPEGDGLRIDAGYRSGDNVSPYYDAMLAKVIAWAPTREDAIEKLNRGLEQTDVRGIVTNIPFLSALVTHPETRANAIDTGFIERELKNLTSGTGAAGEFELCAAVAAIVNDEQKAARREANSPWQAFGWMPVGRRQRVFSFRQGHEPAHTITLHYGNGPSTLSIGGRELAFAISSPREDGFDLTLDGLKSRVASVIEGHELYLRTRNGRFDLHWVDPFGGESEEQVGEDKIVAPLPGTVVALLAEEGATLEKGAPILTLEVMKMEQTLRAPYAGVLKKLKCKVGDIVGEGVELAEVEPTAAS; from the coding sequence ATGGACCGCTCAAAACTCTACCGGCGCTTCCGCACGCTTCTGATCGCCAACCGCGGCGAGATCGCCTGCCGCGTCATCCGCTCGGCGCGCGCCATGGGGCTGCGTACCGTCGCGGTCTACTCCGAGGCCGACCGCGACGCGATGCACGTCGCGCTCGCCGACGAGGCCGTGCTGCTCGGGCCCGCCCGGGCGCGCGACAGCTATCTCAACATCGAGCACGTCATCGCAGCCGCCCGCGCGATCGGCGCGGAAGCGGTGCATCCCGGCTACGGCTTCCTGTCGGAGAACGCCGAATTCGCACAAGCCTGCCTTGATGCTGGCCTGGTGTTCGTCGGCCCGACCGCCGGAATGATGACCGCGATGGGCTCCAAGTCTGGCTCGAAGGCCTTGATGGAGAAGGCCGGCGTGCCGCTGGTGCCCGGCTATCACGGCGAGGCGCAGGACGAGGCGATCCTGGCGGAGGCCGCCAACCGGATCGGCTTCCCGGTGCTGGTCAAGGCGTCGGCCGGTGGCGGCGGCCGCGGCATGCGCGTGGTCAATTCGGCGGGCGAGCTGTCGGCCGCGATCACCAGCGCCAAGCGCGAAGCGAAGGCGGCGTTCGGCGACGACCGCATGCTGATCGAGAAGTACGTGCAGAACCCGCGCCATATCGAGGTGCAGATCATCGGCGACAGCCACGGCAATCTGCTCTCGCTGTGGGAGCGCGAATGCACGCTGCAACGCCGGCACCAGAAGGTGATCGAGGAGGCGCCGTCGCCGACGCTGAACGCCGCGCAGCGCGACGCGGTGTGCGAAGCCGCGCGAAAAGCGGCCGGCGCGGTCAACTATGTCGGCGCCGGCACGATCGAGTTCGTCTCCGACGGCAGGGACGTGTTCTTCATCGAGATGAACACGCGCCTGCAGGTCGAGCATCCCGTCACCGAGCTGATCACCGGCGTCGATCTGGTCGAGTGGCAGCTGCGCGTTGCGTTCGGCGAGGCGCTGCCGCTGAAGCAGGACGAGATCAGGCTGAACGGACACGCCATCGAGGCGCGCGTCTACGCCGAAAACCCGCAGAAGAACTTCATGCCCTCGGTCGGCCGCATCATGACCTGGCGCACGCCGCCGGAAGGCGACGGCCTGCGCATCGATGCCGGCTATCGCAGCGGCGACAACGTCTCGCCGTACTACGACGCGATGCTTGCCAAGGTGATCGCCTGGGCGCCGACGCGCGAGGACGCGATCGAGAAGCTCAATCGCGGGCTGGAGCAAACCGACGTCCGCGGCATCGTCACCAACATCCCGTTCCTGTCGGCGCTGGTGACGCATCCGGAGACGCGCGCCAATGCGATCGATACCGGCTTCATCGAGCGCGAGCTGAAGAACCTGACATCAGGCACCGGTGCCGCCGGTGAATTCGAACTCTGCGCGGCGGTGGCCGCGATCGTCAACGATGAACAGAAAGCGGCGCGGCGCGAGGCGAACTCACCCTGGCAGGCGTTCGGCTGGATGCCGGTCGGCCGCCGTCAGCGGGTGTTCTCGTTCCGGCAGGGCCACGAGCCCGCTCACACCATTACGCTGCACTACGGCAACGGACCGTCGACGCTCTCGATCGGCGGGCGCGAGCTTGCGTTTGCCATCTCGTCGCCCCGCGAGGATGGCTTCGACCTGACGCTCGACGGCCTCAAGTCGCGCGTCGCATCGGTGATCGAGGGCCACGAGCTTTACTTGCGCACCCGCAACGGCCGTTTCGACCTGCACTGGGTCGATCCGTTCGGCGGCGAGAGCGAGGAGCAGGTCGGTGAGGACAAGATCGTGGCACCTCTGCCGGGCACCGTGGTCGCGCTGCTGGCCGAGGAGGGCGCGACGCTGGAGAAGGGCGCACCGATCCTCACCCTCGAAGTGATGAAGATGGAGCAGACCCTGCGCGCGCCCTATGCCGGCGTTTTGAAGAAGCTCAAATGCAAGGTCGGCGACATCGTCGGCGAGGGCGTCGAGCTTGCCGAAGTGGAGCCCACGGCCGCGTCATGA
- a CDS encoding carboxyl transferase domain-containing protein, with protein MPLHSTIDPTSSEFARNADVMRSLVAELRDKLKQVAGGGGETSRKRHTSRGKMLARDRVDLLVDPGTAFLELSPLAANGLYGGDVHSASVITGVGRISGRECIIVANDATIKGGTYYPLTVKKHLRAQDIARQNNLPCVYMVDSGGAFLPLQDEIFPDERHFGRIFYNQAQMSSQGIPQIAIVMGSCTAGGAYVPAMSDESIIVRNQGTIFLGGPPLVKAATGEVVTAEELGGADVHSRQSGVTDHYAQNDAHAIGIARRIVGTLKQPAKAPLNMKAPQEPLFPAEEIYGVVSADGRKPFDVHDIIARIVDGSEFDEFKKLYGTTLICGFAHIWGYPVGIIANNGILFSESSLKGAHFIELCCQRGIPLVFLQNITGFMVGKKYEAGGIARDGAKLVTAVATAGVPKFTVVIGGSYGAGNYGMCGRAYSPRFLWLWPNARISVMGGEQASMVLSQVRRDGIEAKGESWSAEEEDKFREPIRAQYEKQGNPYYATARLWDDGVIDPADTRLVLGLGLSAAANAPIEPTKFGLFRM; from the coding sequence ATGCCGCTTCATTCGACGATCGATCCCACATCCTCTGAATTCGCCCGCAACGCCGATGTGATGCGCAGCCTGGTCGCGGAGCTCCGCGACAAGCTCAAGCAGGTCGCCGGCGGCGGGGGCGAGACCTCGCGCAAGCGGCACACCTCGCGCGGCAAGATGCTGGCGCGCGATCGCGTCGATCTCCTGGTCGACCCCGGCACCGCATTCCTCGAGCTGTCGCCGCTCGCCGCCAACGGGCTGTACGGCGGCGACGTGCATTCGGCGAGCGTCATCACAGGCGTCGGGCGCATCTCGGGGCGCGAATGCATCATCGTCGCCAACGACGCCACCATCAAGGGCGGCACCTACTACCCGCTGACGGTGAAGAAACATCTGCGCGCCCAGGACATCGCGCGGCAGAACAATCTGCCCTGCGTCTACATGGTGGATTCCGGCGGCGCCTTCCTGCCGCTGCAGGACGAGATCTTTCCCGACGAGCGGCATTTCGGCCGCATCTTCTACAATCAGGCCCAGATGTCGTCGCAGGGCATCCCGCAGATCGCGATCGTGATGGGCTCCTGCACGGCGGGCGGCGCCTATGTGCCTGCGATGTCGGACGAGAGCATCATCGTGCGCAATCAAGGCACGATCTTCCTCGGCGGTCCGCCGCTGGTGAAGGCAGCAACCGGCGAGGTCGTCACCGCCGAAGAGCTCGGCGGCGCCGACGTCCACTCCCGGCAGTCGGGCGTGACCGATCACTACGCGCAGAACGATGCGCATGCGATCGGGATCGCGCGGCGCATCGTCGGCACGCTGAAGCAGCCGGCGAAGGCGCCGCTCAACATGAAGGCGCCGCAGGAACCGCTGTTTCCGGCCGAAGAAATCTACGGCGTGGTCTCCGCCGACGGCCGCAAGCCGTTCGACGTGCACGACATCATCGCGCGGATCGTCGACGGCTCCGAATTCGACGAATTCAAGAAGCTCTACGGCACCACGCTGATCTGCGGCTTCGCCCATATCTGGGGCTATCCGGTCGGCATCATCGCCAACAACGGCATTCTGTTCAGCGAGAGCTCGCTCAAGGGCGCGCATTTCATCGAGCTGTGCTGCCAGCGCGGCATTCCCCTGGTGTTCCTGCAGAACATCACCGGCTTCATGGTCGGCAAGAAATACGAGGCCGGCGGCATCGCGCGCGACGGCGCCAAGCTGGTGACGGCGGTTGCGACCGCCGGCGTGCCGAAATTCACCGTCGTGATCGGCGGCTCCTACGGCGCCGGCAATTACGGCATGTGCGGCCGCGCCTATAGCCCGCGCTTCCTCTGGCTGTGGCCGAACGCCCGCATCTCCGTGATGGGCGGCGAGCAGGCCTCGATGGTGCTGAGCCAGGTGCGGCGCGACGGCATCGAGGCCAAGGGCGAGAGCTGGTCGGCGGAGGAGGAAGACAAGTTCCGCGAGCCGATCCGCGCGCAATACGAGAAGCAGGGCAATCCCTATTACGCGACCGCCCGGCTCTGGGACGACGGCGTGATCGATCCCGCCGACACCCGCCTGGTGCTCGGGCTCGGCCTGTCGGCCGCCGCCAATGCGCCGATCGAGCCGACGAAATTCGGCCTGTTCAGGATGTGA
- a CDS encoding isovaleryl-CoA dehydrogenase, which translates to MASNQAAIFNFDLGETADAIRETVHDFSTNEIAPRAAEIDRSNTFPRDLWPKIGALGLHGITVEEEYGGSGLGYLEHCIAVEEISRASASIGLAYGAHSNLCVNQIRRNGNEAQKRKYLPKLISGEHVGSLAMSEPSAGSDVVSMKTRADKKGDRFVLNGSKMWITNGPHAETLVVYARTDANAGPRGITAFIIEKGMKGFSTAQKLDKLGMRGSDTCELVFEDCEVPEENVLSEVGRGVNVLMSGLDYERAVLAAGPIGIMQACMDVVLPYVHERKQFGEPIGSFQLVQGKIADMYTTMNASRAYVYAVAKACDRGETTREDAAGAILYAAEKATQCALDAIQLLGGNGYINDYPTGRLLRDAKLYEIGAGTSEIRRMLIGRELFAKTA; encoded by the coding sequence ATGGCCTCGAACCAGGCGGCAATCTTCAATTTCGACCTTGGCGAGACCGCGGATGCGATCCGCGAGACGGTGCATGATTTCTCGACCAACGAGATCGCGCCGCGCGCCGCCGAGATCGATCGCTCCAACACCTTTCCGCGCGACCTTTGGCCGAAGATCGGCGCGCTCGGCCTGCACGGCATCACGGTCGAGGAGGAGTATGGCGGGTCGGGCCTCGGTTATCTCGAGCACTGCATCGCGGTCGAGGAGATCTCGCGTGCGTCGGCGTCGATCGGGCTGGCTTACGGCGCGCATTCCAACCTCTGCGTCAACCAGATCCGCCGCAATGGCAACGAGGCGCAGAAGCGCAAATATCTGCCCAAGCTGATCTCCGGCGAGCATGTCGGATCGCTGGCGATGTCGGAGCCCTCCGCCGGCTCGGACGTGGTCTCGATGAAGACCCGCGCCGACAAGAAGGGCGACCGCTTCGTGCTCAACGGCAGCAAGATGTGGATCACCAACGGTCCCCATGCCGAGACGCTGGTGGTCTATGCCAGGACCGACGCGAATGCCGGCCCGCGCGGCATCACCGCCTTCATCATTGAAAAGGGCATGAAGGGATTTTCCACCGCGCAGAAGCTCGACAAGCTCGGCATGCGCGGCTCCGACACCTGCGAGCTGGTGTTCGAGGATTGCGAGGTGCCGGAGGAGAACGTGCTCTCCGAGGTCGGCCGCGGCGTCAACGTCTTGATGTCCGGTCTCGACTATGAGCGCGCGGTGCTGGCGGCGGGACCGATCGGCATCATGCAGGCCTGCATGGATGTCGTGCTGCCTTACGTCCACGAGCGCAAGCAGTTCGGCGAGCCGATCGGCTCGTTCCAGTTGGTGCAGGGCAAGATCGCCGACATGTACACCACGATGAACGCTTCGCGCGCCTATGTTTACGCGGTAGCGAAGGCCTGCGACCGTGGCGAGACCACGCGTGAGGATGCCGCCGGCGCCATCCTCTATGCCGCCGAGAAGGCCACCCAATGCGCGCTGGATGCGATCCAGCTCTTGGGCGGCAACGGCTACATCAACGACTATCCGACCGGCCGGCTGCTGCGCGATGCCAAGCTCTACGAGATCGGCGCCGGCACCAGCGAGATCCGCCGCATGCTGATCGGCCGCGAGCTGTTCGCGAAGACGGCCTGA
- a CDS encoding TetR/AcrR family transcriptional regulator, producing MARTIGSHGPTTLEAIRKAGVRLIFERGYEAMSLRQLAAEVGIQAGSLYNHISTKQDLLFDLVQEHINDLLRELDLALEGKADPVEQLRAFVAFHVSYHMTRKREVFIANSELRSLEAKNYDVVVALRGAYEQRLAQILTEGVSDGVFEVGDIQVATFAIIALLTGLCTWYRPGGRLTRDAIISAHEKLVLSGVAPQAALGRVGSSKSPRTAVAGS from the coding sequence ATGGCACGCACGATCGGCTCACATGGCCCCACGACGCTGGAGGCGATCCGCAAGGCCGGCGTGCGCCTGATCTTCGAGCGCGGCTACGAGGCGATGAGCCTCCGCCAGCTCGCCGCCGAGGTCGGCATCCAGGCAGGCTCACTCTACAACCATATCTCAACCAAGCAGGACCTGCTGTTCGATCTGGTGCAGGAGCATATCAACGATTTGCTGCGCGAGCTCGATCTCGCGCTGGAGGGCAAGGCCGATCCGGTCGAGCAGCTGCGCGCCTTCGTCGCCTTCCACGTCAGCTATCACATGACCCGCAAGCGCGAGGTCTTCATCGCCAATTCGGAGCTGCGCAGCCTCGAGGCCAAGAACTACGACGTCGTGGTGGCGTTGCGCGGCGCCTATGAGCAGCGGCTGGCGCAGATCCTCACCGAGGGGGTCTCGGACGGCGTGTTCGAGGTCGGCGACATCCAGGTCGCGACCTTCGCCATCATCGCGCTGCTGACCGGTCTTTGCACCTGGTACCGCCCCGGCGGCCGGCTGACCCGCGACGCCATCATCTCGGCGCATGAGAAGCTGGTGCTGTCGGGCGTCGCACCGCAGGCCGCGCTCGGTCGGGTCGGCAGCAGCAAGAGCCCGCGGACTGCGGTAGCGGGCTCGTGA
- a CDS encoding Lrp/AsnC family transcriptional regulator: MTERPQLDDIDLRILSELQRDGRIRINELAERVGITAPPCLRRVRALRSRGVVQAIRATLDERLLGYEVTTFVLIQLDSQNLVAIEAFEAAVAAVPRFLQCWRISGDADFMLRCVAPSVDDMRQQLLQFAGLPNVRKIRSFPVLGVSKDAPLPIPGALAAPAVI; this comes from the coding sequence GTGACAGAGCGCCCACAGCTCGATGACATCGATTTGCGGATCCTGTCCGAATTGCAGCGGGACGGCCGGATCAGGATCAACGAGCTCGCCGAACGCGTCGGCATCACCGCCCCGCCCTGCCTGCGCCGGGTCCGCGCCTTGCGCAGCCGCGGCGTGGTGCAGGCGATCCGCGCCACGCTGGACGAACGGTTATTGGGCTATGAGGTGACGACCTTCGTCCTGATCCAGCTGGACAGCCAGAACCTGGTTGCGATCGAGGCGTTCGAGGCGGCGGTCGCCGCCGTGCCGCGCTTCCTGCAATGCTGGCGGATCTCGGGCGATGCCGATTTCATGTTGAGATGCGTCGCACCCAGCGTCGACGATATGCGTCAGCAGCTGCTGCAGTTCGCCGGCCTGCCCAACGTGCGTAAAATTCGAAGCTTTCCGGTGCTCGGCGTCTCCAAGGATGCGCCGCTGCCGATCCCGGGCGCCCTCGCCGCGCCCGCGGTGATCTGA
- a CDS encoding MarR family transcriptional regulator: MRYRAVKGADVSGFDRESLKAVAAECPGFQARATARAVTRFYNACFKPLGLTAEQFSLLVGIGASEPATLVDLAVSAGVDTTTLSRNVRNLEERGLVCAEGGRGRAGKRLSLTSSGRRLMVDAFPVWTWAKGELSRRLGEKRLRSVRQAMAELAKAAEDSSSVAPEPSARSR; the protein is encoded by the coding sequence GTGCGCTACCGGGCTGTCAAGGGTGCGGACGTGAGTGGGTTTGATCGAGAATCGTTGAAGGCCGTTGCCGCGGAGTGCCCGGGCTTTCAGGCTCGCGCGACGGCGCGTGCAGTCACGCGCTTTTACAATGCCTGCTTTAAGCCGCTTGGGCTAACGGCCGAGCAGTTCAGCCTCTTGGTCGGGATTGGGGCGTCCGAACCGGCCACGCTCGTTGATCTCGCGGTTAGCGCAGGTGTCGATACGACCACGCTCAGCCGAAATGTTCGGAACCTCGAGGAGAGAGGTTTGGTCTGCGCCGAAGGCGGACGTGGCCGCGCAGGAAAGCGGCTAAGCTTGACGAGTTCCGGTCGCCGCCTGATGGTCGATGCCTTCCCGGTATGGACTTGGGCTAAAGGGGAACTGTCGCGTCGCCTCGGCGAAAAAAGGCTTCGATCGGTAAGGCAGGCAATGGCAGAGTTAGCCAAGGCGGCGGAAGACTCATCCTCGGTTGCTCCTGAACCGTCAGCTCGTTCCCGTTGA